In Chitinophagaceae bacterium C216, the genomic stretch AGGCCTGTATTGAGCATAGAGATCAGCTACTGAGGAAAAGTTGTCTTTCATGGTTTGCTAAAGTTACGCCCAAATAAAACAATCTTAAAGCTGCCTCGCAGAGAAAGCAGCTTCAAGATTTATGCACCGCATTTTTACTTTACATCCATACGCGAACTAATAGCTATTCTATTCCACGCATTAATGGTAACAATAGCCATAATGATGTGAGCAATGTAGTGGTCTGAAAAATATTTCTTAGCTTCCTGACAAGTAGCTTCAGTTAATCCCTGATTTTTGATAAGCGTAATTTCTTCCGTCATAGCAAGAATAATACGCTCTTCATCAGTAAACAATCCTGTCTCTTTCCAGGCATCCAGAAGAAAAATTCTTCGCGGTGTTTCGCCTATATCCAACGCATCTTTTGTATGCTTATCAATGCAAAATGCACAGCCATTTATTTGCGAACCACGAATTTTAATAAGCTCAAAATGTACGGGATCGAGTTCCGAATGTTTCAGATAGTCCTCGAGTGTGAATATTTTTTCATAGGCCTTTGGTGCCAACTCACGAATATTGAATCTCTGTGCCATAATATTTAGATTTTTAGTATGGCGCAAAGCTATTCGCCGCATATCACAAACTTCTTAAACTGGTTTAAGACTGCAGATGCTTCTTAATTTCACTAAGATATTCGGGCGTCATATTGAGAAAAGATGCGAGTAGATGCTGCGGAACTCTTTTCACAAATTCTGGAAAATTTCGACTAAAATGTACAAAAAGCTCTTCCCGTGAAAAGTCAAAAAGATATTTTAATCGGTACAAAGATGCTGCATAAGCTTTCTGATAAACGATTCTGAAGTAACGCTCCAACATAGGAAACTGTGTAAGCAAATTTTCCTGCTGTTGAGTGGTGATTTGCAAAACCGTTGTAGGCTCAACAGCTTGTATAGAAAATTCAGAAGTTGTTTTTTCTGCAAATGCCATATAATCGGTGAGCCACCAGTTTTCAATAGCAAATTGTACGGTTTGCTCTATTCCTTTTTCATTGATAAAAAACATCCTCAAGCAACCCTCAATCACAAAATAATGATACTTGCAGCGAGTATTGCTTGGCAGTAAAATATCTTTCTTAGGATATTGTTGTTCTTCAAAATAAGACAGCACCTGCACTTCGTTCAATGTACTGACCTGAATAATTTTTTGTACATGAGTGATGAAAGGATGAGCCATGTCCTAAAGTTATTTTTTTCAGCGCAATTCAGAAATAGTGCTTTACAAGTCACCTCCGGTGGGCATTTCTTATCCCGAAATAATAAGCCCAAAGAATGAACAATATTTGAAGCGGAACACGAAAAACTAAATATTCTGTGCCCGGTCCCTGGTAGGTGGCACGTTGATAATCTACATGATGTAACGCTGCATAAATATTGGCGGGAAGTACCAGAAAGAAAAATACTATCAGCAGATATGCGGATAATTTTCTCCACTTAGCAAAAAATAATCCCGCAGCGCCCAGTATTTCCAATATTCCTGTTAGTATAATGAGTTCGCTCTTATAGGGCACAATATTGGGCAGCATCATACTCATCCCTTCAACAAAAGCAAAATGCCCAATTGCGGTGAAGCAAAGCATCGCTGCCAATCCTACACGACCAGAAATATAAAAAGCGTTCTCTTTACGCGATAGTTTCAGAATTATCCAAGCAATACCAAATGCCAACAGTTGTATAATGAGAGGCTTCATAGTTTTTTACACAAAAGTCGTCATCAGTATTCAGGTAAAAAATGAACTTGGGTTAATTAATGCGTCTTCCGCCAGTTACTTTTTTTAGCAATCCGCGCTCTAATTCTGCTGAGCGCCTGCGGTGTTACTCCGATATAGGAAGCAAGATATTTCAATGGAATATGTTGGATTAATTCAGGTTTTTCGGCTAATAACTCAGCATATCGCTTTTCTGCAGAGTCTACTAATAAGGAGAACTCTCGCTTTGACTTTTTTAGAAATAATTCCTCACTGGCCATCCGCCCTATAAAATTACCTATCTGCGTTCCCTTATACACTTCCTGGAGATCATTATAATGAATAGGCCAGAGAATGGTTGGGGCCAATGTTTCTACTTGATAAACCGAAGGTTGCTGTGTCAAGAAAGAATCGTAGGCACTATAAAAATTATTCTCAAATATAAAGGTGAAAGTCAATTCTTTTTCTTCCTGCGGAATATAAAAACGAATCAACCCTTTTTCAATAAAAGAAAGATAGTGCTCAGTGTCGCCGGCTTTAAGTATGACGTGGTTTTTAGGGAATTCAATTTGATGCAGTTTGGATGAAAAAATATTCCAGTCCTCTTCGGAAATAGCAAATCGTTCTTCAAAATATTTGCGTATCTGCAGCATAATAGACTTCCCTCAATAATTTGAACTTTAATTTTTCATGCGAAAACATCAGCCACTGTAAACATCTAACATTTGTATCTCTAAGACCATCCTTTTCTTAGGCATTGTTTTGTGAAAGCCGCTCTAACGAAACTTCGTCTAGGTATATTTTACTATCCTTTTCGCGGATGCTATTGGCTCTAATTACCCGAAAATAAAAAATATTAGCGAGTGAAGAATCTATAATAGCTTATTATGATATCACTCCTTTCGCAAATGCTGCTTAAAATACACAAAATGATATTCAATACTACTATGCCAATAATTACCATCATGCCGTCCGGGAGCTTGCATAAATGTAACAGGGATATTCATAACCTCGCAATATTTCTTCAGATCTTCCGTCAGTGGATAGAGCGGATCTTCGATACCGCAATCGATTAAAAAGGCACGATTAAAATCAGGATATTCTTTTATCAATTTTATAATCTTATAAGAAGACCAATCGTAAATCTTAGGATCACCAAATACTTTTTCAGCGTCGCGACGTAAACGGTCGTTTTTCCAGAAAGCAAAACTATACTCTAAAAATTTATCAGGATCAATGTGCAATGCACCACTCGTGGCTGCTGCGGTATTATAGTAATCAGTATGCCGGATGAAATGATACAGTGCCCCAAATCCACCCATACTCAATCCACTTATAAATATATTTTTATCATCCACTGGAATTAGCTGATGAATTTTGGGCACAAGTTCTTCATAGAAAAAATCTTCATACTGCGAAGAGGGATCTACAGGACTGTTCAAATAAAACGTTGCAAAGCCTTCAGGAGTAACGATAGCAAAACCATATTGATCCGCCAGTTGCTGCAAATTAATGATAGAAGACCATTGCATGTAATGTTCGCTATATCCATGCAGAAGGTATACTACAGGGAATTTGCGATCGGATGTCGAATGTCTAGGTTTATAAACTAATACAGTATCTGGTTGTTTTAAATACTTTGAACGAATAACCAGAGTATCCTGAGCATAAATGTTAAGTGCTGCAAAAATCAATACAATGATAGCAATACTTTTCTCAATTTCTACTTTCATAATTTCGCATTATTTTTCATGCAAAGGTCCTCTGGATAACCATTTTGAACAATAACGCACAAAATTGTGAGTATATGAGAAAGGAAAGCTCCACTAATGCAATTAACGAGCGTTTTCTGCATCGCATATGTGAGCTGAATTCAGCCATAGATATTATCGGAGGAAGATGGAAATCGCAGATTGTATATTCCATCTCTGAGGGTAATAATCGCTTCAATTTATTGAAAAAAGAGCTTCCTAATATTTCCGATCAGGTATTGAGTCGCCAGCTTAAGGACTTGGAACGACACGCTATTATCTATAAAAAACCTATCCCCGGTGCTATCCCTAATGGAGTAGAGTATATGCTAACTTCAAAAGGACAGGATCTAGTACCCATTCTCCGAAACCTTTGCGAATGGGGTAAAATCTATGCAGAGGGCAAAGCCATTACAGTGTGATAGATACCTTTTAGTATCCCATTAGGTGAAATAGTGGTGGACTGCTTGCATTCACTATTTTCGTTTGTATTACAATCTCATGCAGAAACAACTGTATAAAAAGAAAGGCTGTATTGCATAATACAGCCTTTCTATATTGCTTTCCATTTTTTACTAAAAGAATACGCCCAGTCTCAAGGCCCAGCGATTCAGGGCTACTTTGCCATCATTCCAGCTTCTATTGCTGGTAATATCGGTGAAGCCGTTTTCAAGTCCTAAACCAAAGAATAAATCTGTTTTTTCTGCTAGCTGATACTCACCACCGGCACCTACCAATAGTCCCATATTAACTTTATTGGTATTTTTCATGACATTCACATTAGTTTCCGATACATTACCATAAGAGTAATCCATTCTTGACTTCAGCAATGCACCAAGATAAGTTCCGAACTGTCCCCAAAAACGAAACCCGCTGTGTTGATTGGTCTTTAGTTTCACACTGAAAGGAATTTGCAAATATTGAAGTCTCAGTTTATAGTTTTGGGTAGCACCTTCGGCCTGTGCTGCATATAAACCGCGATTAGATGTTTTATACTCCAGTTTGGATGATCCATGAGCCACTTCTACACCGGTAGCAAAAGCTCCTCTTCCATCACTAAACAAAATATCGGTCATTAAACCATAATTCACACCAAAACCACTTCCGGTACGATTGATATCATTTTCCTGAGGGCGGAAAGAATTAGCAAAAACAGGATCTACTTTAAAACCAAATCTTACCGCACGACCATTTATATAGTTCTGCGCGTAAGACACAACACCGGATAATAGGATAAGATTAATAGCTAAAATGATTTTTTTCATCTTCATATTTTTTTGTTTTCTAAGAACAATTATATGGTACGACTAAAAACTGCGCGCAAATATATAAATTATATGATATTCACCTCAGGCTCCAGTTTTACACCAAACTTCTCTTCTACAGCGTGCTGTACCATATTGCAAACTTGCAATATTTCAGCCCCTGTAGCGTTACCGTAATTTACCAACACCAAGGCTTGCTTTTCGTGCACACCTGCATCGTTATTGCGGTATCCTTTTAAGCCACATTGTTCAATAAGCCATCCGGCGGCCAGCTTCATGGAGCCATCCTGATTTTCATACGCAACAAGTCCGGGGAACTTTTCTTTCAATACAAGATATTGTTCTTTAGCAACAGAAGGGTTCTTGAAAAAACTTCCTGCATTACCTATCTGGGCTGGATCCGGCAACTTGGATGTACGAATGGCCATTACCGCTTCAGCTATCGCATGAATAGAAAGTTCACTTATTTGACGCTTGTCAAGCTCCTGTTTGATGGCTCCATATTCTATATTAAAACGAGGTGTTTTAGATAAGCGAAAAGTAACGTCAATAATAACAAACTCGTTTTTATACTTATGCTTAAAAACACTATCCCGATAACCGAACGCGCAATCAGCATGGGAAAAATGCACCACTTCTGCGGTACGTCGATGCATGGCGGTCAGCTCATGAAACACTTCTTTAATTTCCACACCATAAGCACCGATATTTTGTAGTGGAGAAGCTCCCACAGATCCCGGAATCAAAGCGAGGTTTTCTACTCCGGCATAATTATGTTGTAAACAATACAATACAAATTGATGCCATACTTCTCCAGCTCCAACTTTCAAGTACACAGATTCTTCATCCTCATATATTTTTTCAATCCCCTTAACTTCATTTTTAATAACCAGTCCCTGTACCGACTGAGTCAGCAAAATATTGCTGCCACCGCCCAGCACTAAGCAGGGAATAGACTTGTGCTTCACCCACTGTAGGCACTCCTGTACTTCTGTAAGGGAGCCCGCTCGAGCCAGATATTCTGCCTGTACATCAATGCCAAAAGTATTATACGGTTTCAGGGAAACCCCGGATATTATGGATACACTCATAGCTGTGTGTTGTTACAGCACTAAAATAAGG encodes the following:
- the hxlR_2 gene encoding HTH-type transcriptional activator HxlR; its protein translation is MRKESSTNAINERFLHRICELNSAIDIIGGRWKSQIVYSISEGNNRFNLLKKELPNISDQVLSRQLKDLERHAIIYKKPIPGAIPNGVEYMLTSKGQDLVPILRNLCEWGKIYAEGKAITV
- the frmB gene encoding S-formylglutathione hydrolase FrmB, with amino-acid sequence MKVEIEKSIAIIVLIFAALNIYAQDTLVIRSKYLKQPDTVLVYKPRHSTSDRKFPVVYLLHGYSEHYMQWSSIINLQQLADQYGFAIVTPEGFATFYLNSPVDPSSQYEDFFYEELVPKIHQLIPVDDKNIFISGLSMGGFGALYHFIRHTDYYNTAAATSGALHIDPDKFLEYSFAFWKNDRLRRDAEKVFGDPKIYDWSSYKIIKLIKEYPDFNRAFLIDCGIEDPLYPLTEDLKKYCEVMNIPVTFMQAPGRHDGNYWHSSIEYHFVYFKQHLRKE
- the murB gene encoding UDP-N-acetylenolpyruvoylglucosamine reductase — encoded protein: MSVSIISGVSLKPYNTFGIDVQAEYLARAGSLTEVQECLQWVKHKSIPCLVLGGGSNILLTQSVQGLVIKNEVKGIEKIYEDEESVYLKVGAGEVWHQFVLYCLQHNYAGVENLALIPGSVGASPLQNIGAYGVEIKEVFHELTAMHRRTAEVVHFSHADCAFGYRDSVFKHKYKNEFVIIDVTFRLSKTPRFNIEYGAIKQELDKRQISELSIHAIAEAVMAIRTSKLPDPAQIGNAGSFFKNPSVAKEQYLVLKEKFPGLVAYENQDGSMKLAAGWLIEQCGLKGYRNNDAGVHEKQALVLVNYGNATGAEILQVCNMVQHAVEEKFGVKLEPEVNII